The following proteins are co-located in the Candidatus Babeliales bacterium genome:
- a CDS encoding zinc ABC transporter substrate-binding protein — MNKNQFFYIIILLALPIAIAFYLIQETKHTTNSKNKLFVVCTTTMITDAVQKIGGTLIAVKGLMKPGVDPHTYRARESDIHALIAADIIFYNGLHLEGKLAEILEKLSTKTTIAIADALPKNQLLQSPEFENLYDPHIWFDITLWMHVVTLIRDTLITHDPAHAALYTNNADLYLEQLHNVHVRITQQIEIVPREQRILITAHDAFNYFGRAYDFDVVGLQGISTESQAGTADIKKLVDLIVSKKIPTIFVESSVPQRTIQAVQQSAHARSWPVAIGEELYSDALGTKDSPAATYIDMMQYTVDTITQALLNRDHTSIPTS; from the coding sequence GTGAATAAAAATCAGTTTTTTTACATCATTATTCTACTTGCGCTCCCAATTGCAATCGCCTTCTATTTAATACAAGAAACAAAGCATACGACGAACAGTAAAAACAAATTGTTCGTCGTATGTACCACTACCATGATCACCGATGCTGTACAAAAAATTGGTGGGACTTTGATTGCAGTAAAAGGATTAATGAAGCCAGGGGTTGATCCACATACCTATCGCGCCCGAGAAAGTGATATTCACGCGCTTATTGCTGCTGATATTATTTTTTATAATGGACTCCATTTAGAAGGTAAATTAGCAGAAATTCTAGAAAAATTATCTACCAAAACAACTATTGCCATCGCCGATGCGCTGCCCAAAAATCAACTGCTCCAATCACCCGAATTTGAAAATTTATATGATCCTCATATCTGGTTTGATATCACCCTCTGGATGCACGTCGTTACACTCATTCGCGACACATTAATCACACATGACCCTGCACATGCTGCACTGTACACTAACAATGCAGATCTGTACCTCGAACAATTACACAATGTGCACGTCAGAATTACCCAACAGATAGAGATCGTTCCTCGTGAACAACGCATACTGATTACTGCACATGATGCATTTAACTATTTTGGCCGCGCATATGATTTTGATGTTGTAGGACTACAAGGTATTAGCACCGAATCGCAAGCAGGAACGGCTGACATAAAAAAATTGGTTGATCTTATTGTATCAAAAAAAATCCCTACTATTTTTGTAGAATCATCAGTGCCACAACGCACCATTCAAGCAGTACAACAAAGTGCTCATGCACGTAGCTGGCCCGTTGCAATCGGCGAGGAATTATATTCAGATGCATTAGGTACAAAAGACAGCCCTGCTGCTACGTACATTGATATGATGCAGTACACGGTCGATACCATTACACAAGCGTTATTGAATCGTGATCATACATCTATACCTACATCATAA
- the lepA gene encoding translation elongation factor 4, protein MDLKKIDLKLFTPDLIRNFSIIAHIDHGKSTLSDRLLETTGTLSDRQKNEQFLDKLQVEKERGITVKAQTASMFYDYNGKTYLLNLIDTPGHVDFNYEVSRSLYACQGALLLVDAAQGVAAQTMANFYLAFDQDLSIIPIINKIDMANADPDRISEQLHKLFDFEKDSILLASAKANIGIKEILNAAIERIPAPKTNPTGLLRALLFDSWYDEYRGVICLIAIHDGQVKKGDQISFAHTGLSYDVLEIGLMYPDEQPMDALYAGQVGYIITGMKTVKEARVGDTMFHAKKPVTAFPGFKPAKPMVFAGIYPVENIDFELLRDAIEKLTLNDASVTVEKKSSPALGLGFRCGFLGLLHMDVFRQRLEQEYDLSVIVTAPSVLYRVRLKKDQEILNLESPSDFPEPNFIDEVLEPMIIGTIITPQAYLGNMIKLCEEKRGVQISLSYIDEDRIILKYRLPLNEVATDFYDLLKSLSSGYASFDYEEAGFDPGDLVKMDILINKKPIDALSCVVHRDKAYDLGKELVERLQKSIPRQMFDVAIQAALGAKILARTSVSALRKDVTAKCYGGDISRKRKLLEKQKKGKKRMKQVGDVEIPQEAFMSILKKDG, encoded by the coding sequence ATGGATCTTAAAAAAATTGATCTCAAGCTGTTTACACCGGATCTTATCAGAAACTTCTCCATCATTGCCCATATCGATCATGGTAAATCAACATTATCAGATCGCCTTCTTGAAACAACCGGCACCCTCTCTGATCGTCAAAAAAATGAGCAGTTTTTAGACAAACTCCAGGTGGAAAAAGAACGCGGAATCACCGTTAAAGCACAAACCGCTTCTATGTTTTATGACTACAACGGCAAAACGTACCTTCTTAACTTAATTGATACTCCAGGCCACGTTGATTTTAACTACGAAGTATCTCGATCATTGTACGCATGCCAAGGAGCATTACTGTTAGTTGATGCTGCGCAGGGTGTTGCCGCACAAACCATGGCAAACTTTTATCTGGCATTTGACCAAGATTTATCGATCATTCCTATTATCAACAAAATTGATATGGCCAATGCCGATCCCGACCGCATAAGCGAGCAGTTGCATAAGCTATTCGATTTTGAAAAAGACTCAATTTTACTTGCATCTGCAAAAGCAAACATCGGCATCAAAGAAATTTTAAACGCTGCGATCGAACGCATCCCTGCACCAAAAACAAATCCTACTGGACTGCTCCGTGCCCTACTTTTCGATTCTTGGTATGACGAATATCGCGGTGTTATTTGTTTGATCGCGATCCATGATGGACAGGTAAAGAAAGGTGATCAAATATCATTTGCACATACTGGACTATCATATGATGTGCTTGAGATTGGGCTCATGTATCCAGACGAACAACCAATGGACGCATTATACGCCGGACAAGTTGGTTACATTATCACCGGCATGAAAACCGTAAAAGAAGCCCGCGTTGGTGACACCATGTTTCACGCCAAAAAGCCGGTCACCGCATTCCCTGGATTTAAACCCGCAAAACCGATGGTATTTGCCGGTATCTATCCCGTTGAAAACATAGACTTTGAACTACTTCGTGATGCAATTGAAAAACTAACACTCAATGATGCCAGCGTGACTGTTGAGAAAAAAAGTTCTCCGGCACTTGGCCTTGGATTCCGATGCGGATTTTTAGGACTCCTACATATGGATGTCTTCAGACAGCGCCTTGAGCAGGAATATGATTTATCAGTAATTGTAACCGCACCAAGCGTACTCTATCGCGTTAGACTGAAAAAAGATCAAGAAATTCTCAATCTAGAAAGCCCATCTGATTTCCCTGAACCAAACTTTATTGATGAAGTGCTTGAACCGATGATTATCGGTACCATCATTACCCCGCAAGCATATCTCGGGAACATGATTAAGCTGTGCGAAGAAAAACGGGGCGTACAAATCTCTTTATCATATATTGATGAAGATCGCATTATTCTGAAATACCGACTTCCACTGAATGAAGTTGCAACCGATTTCTATGATCTTTTGAAATCATTAAGTTCTGGATATGCAAGCTTTGATTATGAAGAGGCAGGATTTGATCCGGGAGACTTGGTCAAAATGGACATCCTTATTAATAAAAAACCAATTGATGCACTTTCCTGCGTAGTACATCGCGATAAGGCATACGATCTTGGAAAAGAATTGGTAGAACGACTACAAAAATCTATCCCCCGCCAAATGTTTGATGTTGCAATACAAGCAGCGCTCGGTGCAAAAATTCTCGCCCGTACATCCGTGTCTGCTCTGCGCAAAGACGTAACGGCAAAATGTTATGGTGGTGACATCTCTCGTAAGCGCAAACTCCTTGAGAAACAGAAAAAAGGTAAAAAGCGCATGAAACAAGTTGGAGATGTAGAGATTCCACAAGAAGCGTTTATGAGCATATTGAAAAAAGACGGTTAA